The following coding sequences lie in one Miscanthus floridulus cultivar M001 chromosome 9, ASM1932011v1, whole genome shotgun sequence genomic window:
- the LOC136482912 gene encoding disease resistance protein Pik-1-like has product MAKQKIVIKVPMASDKSRSKAMALVAAAGGVDSVAIAGAGKDQVVVVGEGVDSIKLTSDLRKKMGDAQLVEVGEDKKKEEKKPDPVADYTQYYYHYPPPVGVVYDPYSRPGSTCSIM; this is encoded by the exons ATGGCCAAG CAAAAGATCGTGATCAAGGTGCCGATGGCGAGCGACAAGTCCCGGTCCAAGGCCATGGCGCTGGTGGCCGCCGCGGGCGGGGTTGACTCCGTGGCCATCGCCGGCGCCGGCAAGGACcaggtcgtcgtcgtcggcgaGGGCGTCGACTCCATCAAGCTCACCAGCGACCTGCGCAAGAAGATGGGCGACGCGCAGCTTGTCGAGGTCGGCGAGGacaagaagaaggaggagaagaagcCCGACCCCGTCGCCGACTACACccagtactactaccactacccGCCGCCGGTCGGCGTCGTCTACGACCCCTACTCGCGGCCGGGCAGCACCTGCTCCATAATGTAG